A genomic region of Miscanthus floridulus cultivar M001 chromosome 3, ASM1932011v1, whole genome shotgun sequence contains the following coding sequences:
- the LOC136544681 gene encoding uncharacterized protein has product MSLSCVECKPCNGHCLPGPPGALFKSRRPAQLLCRALGKMKVGGTRRRPRRPGSFSSVRAVFWPLMSMRSEADARNDDTRPPTDSSPDVTVSSGGARAPSPSMQDDDGVGAPGGATSTTTAARVLALQTRLGGEGEAAVGDEAKAIVVRHGGDVEAACRSFERHLMEMLVEERKVMDLTDVEELLCCWEQLTCPAFVRLVGRFYGELCMDLFSSAQDADDVWSSPPVRGPERLTSESHMDMGNQSDQKRPFCHEPMTHQSYCLSCRVVVFLLCASCMFLPVAVANFVGFLLVLETFQVEPKTDRKAAVGARFYPRI; this is encoded by the exons ATGTCGTTGTCCTGCGTAGAGTGCAAGCCATGCAACGGCCACTGCCTGCCGGGGCCGCCGGGGGCGCTCTTCAAGAGCCGGCGCCCCGCGCAGCTGCTCTGCCGCGCGCTCGGCAAGATGAAGGTGGGCGGCACCCGCAGGCGGCCCCGCCGCCCCGGGAGCTTCAGCTCCGTCCGCGCGGTGTTCTGGCCGCTCATGTCCATGCGCTCCGAGGCCGACGCACGGAACGACGACACCCGCCCGCCGACGGACTCCTCCCCCGACGTCACCGTCAGCAGCGGCGGGGCGCGCGCACCGTCGCCGTCCATGcaggacgacgacggcgtcggcgCGCCCGGCGGCGCTACGTCGACGACGACGGCCGCGCGGGTGCTCGCGCTGCAGACCCGGCTCGGCGGCGAGGGCGAGGCGGCGGTAGGTGACGAGGCGAAAGCCATCGTCGTCAGGCACGGCGGCGACGTGGAGGCGGCGTGCAGGAGCTTCGAGAGGCACCTGATGGAGATGCTGGTGGAGGAGCGGAAGGTGATGGACCTGACGGACGTGGAGGAGCTGCTCTGCTGCTGGGAGCAGCTGACGTGCCCGGCGTTCGTGCGCCTGGTGGGCCGCTTCTACGGCGAGCTCTGCATGGACCTCTTCTCCTCGGCCCAAGACGCCGACGACGTGTGGTCCTCCCCACCAGTCAGAGGACCTGAGCGTCTGACGTCTGAGTCTCACATGGACATGGGCAACCAATCGGACCAAAAAAGGCCTTTCTGCCATGAGCCCATGACACACCAAAGCTACTGTTTGAGCTGTCGTGTAGTTGTTTTCCTATTGTGTGCGTCCTGCATGTTTCTTCCAGTAGCAGTAGCAAATTTTGTTGgttttcttcttgttcttgaaaCTTTTCAAGTgga ACCCAAAACTGACAGAAAAGCAGCAGTTGGTGCAAGGTTTTACCCAAGAATATGA